GACAAGAAGAACGCCGGCCAGGTGTCGGGGTCGCCGTACACCTTCACGCGCATCGGCTACGGTTCGCCCATCTTCTGGGTAACCCAAGGGTACGCCGTGCTGCAGGGTGCCAGCATTCCGATTGTGGGCGAGGGCGACAAACAGCCCAACGACACGTACATCGAGCAGCTGGTTAGCAGCGCCAAGGCTGCCATCGACGAAGGCAAGCGCATGGGCGTGGTCGATCCGAACCGCGTGGCCGTAATGGGCCACTCGTACGGCGCTTTCATGACGGCCAACCTGCTGGCGCACTCCAACCTGTTCCGGGCGGGTATTGCGCGCAGCGGCGCCTACAACCGCACCCTCACGCCGTTCGGCTTCCAGGGCGAGGAACGCACGTTCTGGCAGGCTCCGGAGGTGTACAACGCGATGTCGCCGTTCAACTACGCCAACAAGATTAAGACGCCGATTTTGCTGATCCACGGCGAGCTGGACAACAACTCGGGTACGTTCCCCATTCAGAGCGAGCGTTTTTACTCGGCCCTGAAAGGCCACGGCGCTACCACGCGCTACGTCGTGCTGCCCTTTGAGTCGCACGGCTACGCCGCCCGCGAAAACATCATGCACATGCTGTGGGAGATGAACGCGTGGCTCGACAAGTACGTGAAGAACCCCACCACCGCGGCGGCTAACTAATACCCCGCGCTGCCACCGGAAACACAAACGCCCGACCTTGCAGGTCGGGCGTTTGTGTTTTACGCAGTTTGGCAAGGCGGTATGCGCTTTGGGGGCCTAAGCCGATGCCGCAACCACCATGGCCGCCCGCGGCACCAGAGCGGCGGTTTTGGCGTATGAAAATTGCCTTCTCAGCTGAGCGCTGGCGCAAATGCCGATGCACTGATATTGAGCGTCGTATGATCGGCCCGACCCAGTTTGCCAAGTGCTGTTTCTTTCATTGTTACCACCTCTGCCATGCCTAGCATCAGCGGGCGTATTGCCACCGACCCTTACGTGACGGACCTTACCTCCGACAGCGGCCACGCACTGCTCTCGGACGAGCCCTTGGCGCAGGGAGGGCAGAACATGGGCCTGACACCGGCCGAGTTGCTGGCTTCGTCGCTGAGCGCCTGCACGTGTATCACCCTGCGCATGTACGCCGACCGCAAAGGCTGGCCACTTGAGCAGGCGCTGACTACGGTAGGCTTTGAGCGGGGCCCCGACCACGTGGTGCACCGCCTCACGCGCCGGGTGCAGCTGCTGGGTAATCTTTCCGACCAGCAGCGCCAACGGTTGCTGCAGGTGGCCAACGCCTGCCCCGTGCACAAGGCCCTGGCGGGTGGCATCGAGATTGATACGACGCTGACCTAGGAGCTGCCTAGGTGCGCTCCGCCCATTGGGCGGCAGGGAGTGGGCCTCAAGCAAATTCCTCTTCGGGCTGCAGCTCGTGGGCCAGGCGCTCCACCTGGTCGGGCTTGCCGAATACGTACAGCGTATCGTGGCCGTGGATGACGGTATCGGGGCACATATCATTGAGCATATGCCCGTTGCGCCGGATAGCCAGCAGGTTTACGCCGTAATGCTGGCGCATTTCCGATTCGGACAGGGTTTTGCCCACCAGCGCGGCCTGGTCGGGCACGGGCACGGTGGCCAGCTCCAGGCCGGCCAGCCCCACGTGCATGCCCGACCACTCCAGATCGGTAAGCGAGCGGCTGCGCACGATGTTGCCGCCGCGCAATTGCCGGATCAGGGCATCAATCTCGTGCAGGGGCACCAGGTAGCGGGCCAGCACGCGCGCCAGTATCTCGATGGAAGTTTCCATCTCTTCGGCAATTACCTCGGTAGCCCCCAGCTGGTACAGCTCTTTGCGCTCGTATAGGTACAGGCTACGCACGATAATGCAGGCTTCGGGGTTGAGGCGCCGCACGGCGGCCACCACGCGCAGGCTGCCGGCCGGGTCGGATATGGCAATTACTACCACCCGGGCGCGCTGAATGTGCGCGTGTTCGAGCACGTGGGCGTGGGTAGCGTCGCCAAACAAAATCGGCTCGCCGCGCTTCAGCTGCCGGTGCACGGTGTCGGCGTCGGTGTCGATGATGACGTAGGGAATGTGGGCGTGCTTGGCGGCGCGCACCAGGTTGCGGCCGTTCAGCCCGTAGCCGATGACCACTAGGTGGTTTTCGAGCACGTTTTCACCTAGGGAGGTAGTGGGCTCGGCCTCGGTGGGCTCGGGGTGCAGGTAATCCTTCACCACTTCGGGCAAGGGCATACGCATCATGCGCGATACCACGGGCTCGGCAACCAGCATTACCACCGGCGTGAGGCACATGGTAAGGATGGAAATAGCCAAAAACAGCTGGTAGCTTTCGTGGCTGATGAGCCCTGCCTCCAGGCCTGCCAACGACAGAATAAACGAAAACTCGCCTACCTGGCACAGTGCCAAGCCGGCCAGCAGCACCGCGCGCACCGGCACGCGCAAAAAAGCCGCTGCCGCGGGCGTGAGCAGCACCTTCAGCGACATGACGCCCACCGTAAGCACCAGAATACGCAGGGGATGCTCGAGCAGCACGTGCACATCGAACAGCATGCCGATGGACACGAAGAAGAAGCTGGCAAATATCTCGCGGAAGGGCATCACGTTGCTTACGGCCTCGTAGCTGTACTCCGACTCCGAAATGATAAGCCCGGCCAGAAAAGCGCCCAGCGCCATCGATAATCCGGCCTCGGCGGTAAGCCAGGCCACCCCGATGCAGGTGCCGATAATGGTGAGCAGAAACAGCTCGCGGCTGCGCGTGCGGGCCACCAGCAGCAAAAGCCGGGGCATCAGAAACTTGGCCCCCACCACCACCAGCAGCAGCACGCCCAGCATTTTGGCCAGCATGATGCTAAGCGTAAGCCAGGGGCTGCCCGTAATCTGGCCGCTCAGCAAGGGCACCAGCAGCATCATGGGCACCACAATCAGGTCCTGAAAAATCAGGATGGCCAGCACCACCTGCCCGTGCACCGAATCTACCTGCAGCTGATCCTGCAGCAGCTTCAGCACAATGGCCGTGCTGCTCAGGGCAATCAGAAAACCCCAGAACACGGCCGTGGCCGGCGGGCTGCCCATGCCGCGGGCCAGCACGTACACGGCCGCGATGGTAAGCCCCACCTGCAGGGCGCCGCCCAAAAACACGGCGCGCTTCATGCGGCTGAGGCTGTGCAACGAAAACTCGAGCCCGATGATGAACATGAGCAGCATCACGCCAAGCTCGGCCAACTGATTGACCTTGGCCGGTGCCTGCACCAGCGCCAGCGCATACGGCCCCGCTACCATGCCCGTAACGAGGTAGCCAATGATGGAAGGCAGCTTGATGCGGTTGAAGAGCAGGATTACGCCCACTGAAAGCAGCAGGATAACCAGCAAATCGGAAAGCATAGGAACGTGCATACGCGCAGGTGCTGGCCAACGCCAACGACTGGTTAATGGCCGCGCCGCATTACCTGGCGCAGCTCCATCAAGTCCAGCAAGAGAGTACTCACGACCCACCAGTGGGTCTCTTCCCGCTTTTACCCGAGGCCAGGATGCCTGGGTTCCTCCTTCACGCAATAAGCCCCAAAATACAACTTCACGCAGCCCGACACCAGCTCGGCAAGCGCCCGAGGGCATCACATGAAGATGTGATACCATTGGCGCATGGCCTGCAAGCCGCACAACTTTTCCGGGCACCGGCGGTATACAGGGCCACTTATCCCGGTTACTTTTTTCGTTGCCCGGGTACTGCAATGTTCGCTCACATAAACAAAACAGGCCAGCTGCTGCGCAGCTGGCCTGTTTTGTTGTACCTAGGTGCATGCCTCCGGAAACCGTTAGGGGCACGGGGTACCTAGGCGTGCGACGCCAACAAGGCCTGCAGGTGCCGGGCATCGGCAATGGCCGAGGCGTCGATGTCGTTGTTGAAGTACAGATACGCCTGCTCCACCTGCGGGGCAGCGGCAACCCCGGCCTGCACGCGCTGCAGAAACGCCGGGCTGTAGGGCGACTGATACAGCCGCGGCACCCCATGAAAGCGGTAGTACAGCACCGGCCCGGTAGCCACCACGGCATCGGGCAGCTCGGGGTGGCTTTGGCCGCAAAAGCTCACGCCGCGCTCGGCCAGGGCCGCGTACACCTGCGGCTGCCACCAGCTGGGGTGCCGAAACTCGAGCACGTTCTGGAAGGCCGGATCGAGGTAATCGAGAATGCGTTGCAGGCGCTCCGCGGTGTAGGCCGCCCTGGGTGGCAGCTGAAACAGCACCGGGCCCAGCTTCTCCTGCAAGCCTTGCTGCGCGGTGCCGTAAAAATCGAGCAGCAGCTCGCCCACCCCGTTGAACTGCTTGTAGTGGGTAATCAGGCGCGGGGCTTTCACGGCAAACACAAACGCGGGTGGGCTGATCTGGTACCAGTTCTGCAGAAACGAAAGCTGCGGAAAACGGTAGAAGGTCACGTTCAGCTCGAGCGTAGCAAAGTGCGCGGCGTAGTACTCGAACCAGCGGCGCATGGGCAGCTTTTCGGGGTAAAACAGGCCGCGCCAGTGGCGGTAGTGGTAGCCGGAGCAGCCAATGTGGTAGGTAGGCATAAGGGTAGCGGAAGGCGGTGCATGGGCTGTACGTAAGGGCCCGGTGCGGGTAGCCGCAGCCCTAGGTGCCGCGCGGGCCATAACCCACGGCAGCCAATGTGAGTAAGCTCCTCTGCGGGCCGCCCCTCGGCGGCTTGCGTAGCCACACCCTAACCTGCCGCCTGCTCCAATGGAAACTCCCCGCGTATTCTCTGCCAACACTGAAGCTGAACTCTGGCGCCAGGTTGCCGCCGACATGGCCCGCGAGCCCGACTTGCTCGAGTATTCGGCCCAGCTGAACCTAGGCGGCTACCAGCTTTTGCTCGATATCGACATCGACCTGGGCGGCGGCTTTGAGGGCGGCTACGAGTTTACGACCCTCACGGCCCCGGTGCCCGAGCATGTGGCGCTGCGCTTTGTGCTGCACGAGCAGGACTTGTTGCACGAGCTGGGCAAGCTGCTGGGCATGGAAGACGTGGAGCTGGGCGTGCCGGACATCGACGACGCCTTCATCATCCGCACCAACGACCCGGCCGCGCTGCAAACCCTGTTTGCCTACCCCGATATCCACGACACGCTCCTGAAGTACCACGAGTGCCGCCTTTCGCTCGGCCCCTCCGCCACCGATGGCGACGCTCCGCTGCAGCTCACGTTCAGCAAGGATGCCGGCGTGCTGGAGCCCGCGCAGCTGCAAGAAATCGGCCACATGCTGTTTTACCTACTGCGCCAGATTGCCCCGCTGCCCACCGCTGCCCCTACCCTGTAGGCCGGCACCGCACACCTAGGGCTGGCCGGCCGGCGCAGCCTGCAGCAATTGCTGCATTTGCCGGGCGTTCAGGGCGCCCACGCCGCCAATGCCGTTGTTGAAAAACAGGTACACCTCTTTGGCCTGTTTGGCCGCCCGCACCTCTGCGGCAATGCGCTGCAGAAAG
The sequence above is drawn from the Hymenobacter sp. YIM 151858-1 genome and encodes:
- a CDS encoding OsmC family protein — encoded protein: MPSISGRIATDPYVTDLTSDSGHALLSDEPLAQGGQNMGLTPAELLASSLSACTCITLRMYADRKGWPLEQALTTVGFERGPDHVVHRLTRRVQLLGNLSDQQRQRLLQVANACPVHKALAGGIEIDTTLT
- a CDS encoding monovalent cation:proton antiporter family protein, with product MHVPMLSDLLVILLLSVGVILLFNRIKLPSIIGYLVTGMVAGPYALALVQAPAKVNQLAELGVMLLMFIIGLEFSLHSLSRMKRAVFLGGALQVGLTIAAVYVLARGMGSPPATAVFWGFLIALSSTAIVLKLLQDQLQVDSVHGQVVLAILIFQDLIVVPMMLLVPLLSGQITGSPWLTLSIMLAKMLGVLLLVVVGAKFLMPRLLLLVARTRSRELFLLTIIGTCIGVAWLTAEAGLSMALGAFLAGLIISESEYSYEAVSNVMPFREIFASFFFVSIGMLFDVHVLLEHPLRILVLTVGVMSLKVLLTPAAAAFLRVPVRAVLLAGLALCQVGEFSFILSLAGLEAGLISHESYQLFLAISILTMCLTPVVMLVAEPVVSRMMRMPLPEVVKDYLHPEPTEAEPTTSLGENVLENHLVVIGYGLNGRNLVRAAKHAHIPYVIIDTDADTVHRQLKRGEPILFGDATHAHVLEHAHIQRARVVVIAISDPAGSLRVVAAVRRLNPEACIIVRSLYLYERKELYQLGATEVIAEEMETSIEILARVLARYLVPLHEIDALIRQLRGGNIVRSRSLTDLEWSGMHVGLAGLELATVPVPDQAALVGKTLSESEMRQHYGVNLLAIRRNGHMLNDMCPDTVIHGHDTLYVFGKPDQVERLAHELQPEEEFA
- a CDS encoding DUF72 domain-containing protein yields the protein MPTYHIGCSGYHYRHWRGLFYPEKLPMRRWFEYYAAHFATLELNVTFYRFPQLSFLQNWYQISPPAFVFAVKAPRLITHYKQFNGVGELLLDFYGTAQQGLQEKLGPVLFQLPPRAAYTAERLQRILDYLDPAFQNVLEFRHPSWWQPQVYAALAERGVSFCGQSHPELPDAVVATGPVLYYRFHGVPRLYQSPYSPAFLQRVQAGVAAAPQVEQAYLYFNNDIDASAIADARHLQALLASHA